Proteins from a genomic interval of Flammeovirgaceae bacterium SG7u.111:
- the sppA gene encoding signal peptide peptidase SppA, translated as MKFIRNVIATLVALMLFFGFFFVILIGIASMSGGDEVAVKSNSILTLKLNKPIKEQGQEDPFSELNIPFAPELPMGLDQIKQSIAKAAMDDRIEGIYLDLSTVGAGFSSLEEIRKSLVAFQDSGKFVVAYGEYFSEGAYFLAAAANEAYLHPLGAIELNGLSAELTFYKGLFDKIGVKPEIFRVGKYKSAVEPYIRKEMSEENRQQISAYINGLYDFYLARVSENREIPLEKLTEISDQSLVREAEDAKELGLIESLAYHDEVMDILRNKLGLESDDKINFIGLGKYSKAGVKGASKYNKNKIAVLVAEGEMQMGKSTDGVMGAETIVSEIRKVRKDDNVKAVVFRINSPGGSALAADLIWRELMLLKEKKPVIASMSDVAASGGFYIAAACDTIMAQPNTITGSIGVFGMFLNPNELMTEKLGITFDVEKTGELSDFGSVGHELTDVERQIIQTSVERTYEIFTQKVADGTGLSQDSVKELASGRVWTGQQAFDRGLIHMLGDFEKSVAIAAEKAELEAGDFQLKYFPQKKDFLTELLEGMSTQMKQSQLESELGELYPVLKEMKKLKAQNGKVQVLMPFEPYSLR; from the coding sequence ATGAAATTTATCAGAAACGTAATAGCAACGCTTGTTGCACTCATGCTCTTTTTTGGTTTTTTCTTTGTCATCCTTATTGGAATTGCTTCCATGAGTGGAGGGGACGAAGTCGCGGTTAAGAGCAACTCTATTCTGACGCTCAAGCTTAATAAGCCCATAAAAGAGCAGGGGCAAGAAGATCCTTTTTCCGAATTGAACATCCCTTTTGCTCCTGAGCTGCCTATGGGGCTCGACCAGATAAAGCAAAGCATAGCAAAAGCAGCGATGGATGACAGGATAGAAGGAATTTACCTCGATCTCAGTACGGTAGGTGCTGGTTTTTCTTCACTCGAAGAAATTCGCAAATCGTTGGTAGCTTTTCAGGATTCGGGCAAGTTCGTGGTGGCTTATGGGGAATATTTTTCCGAAGGAGCCTATTTTTTGGCAGCAGCTGCAAACGAGGCTTATCTACATCCACTGGGTGCTATTGAGCTGAACGGGCTCAGCGCAGAACTTACTTTTTACAAAGGTCTTTTTGATAAGATAGGCGTGAAGCCTGAGATTTTTAGGGTGGGCAAATACAAAAGTGCGGTGGAGCCTTATATCAGAAAAGAAATGAGTGAGGAAAACAGGCAGCAAATCTCTGCTTATATCAACGGCTTGTATGATTTTTACCTTGCTAGGGTAAGTGAAAACAGAGAAATCCCTCTAGAGAAACTTACTGAAATCTCTGACCAATCATTGGTGAGGGAAGCGGAAGATGCAAAAGAGCTTGGCTTGATCGAGAGCCTTGCCTACCACGATGAGGTGATGGATATTTTGAGAAATAAGCTTGGGCTAGAAAGCGATGATAAAATCAACTTTATTGGCCTGGGGAAATATTCGAAAGCGGGTGTGAAAGGTGCAAGCAAGTACAACAAGAATAAAATAGCGGTGCTAGTAGCCGAAGGGGAAATGCAAATGGGTAAAAGTACCGATGGCGTGATGGGTGCTGAAACTATTGTTTCTGAAATAAGAAAAGTTCGTAAAGATGATAATGTGAAAGCAGTGGTATTCCGAATCAACTCTCCTGGCGGAAGTGCGCTGGCAGCCGACCTTATTTGGAGAGAATTGATGTTGCTGAAAGAAAAAAAACCAGTGATTGCTTCTATGTCCGACGTAGCTGCTTCGGGCGGGTTTTACATTGCTGCAGCTTGCGATACCATTATGGCACAGCCGAACACCATTACAGGTTCTATTGGCGTGTTTGGAATGTTCCTCAATCCTAATGAGTTGATGACCGAAAAGCTGGGGATCACTTTTGATGTGGAAAAAACAGGTGAGCTTTCCGATTTTGGAAGTGTAGGCCATGAACTGACGGACGTAGAAAGGCAGATTATCCAAACTTCGGTTGAGCGTACGTATGAGATATTCACCCAAAAAGTAGCTGATGGAACTGGCCTGAGCCAAGATAGTGTGAAAGAACTTGCTTCGGGTAGGGTTTGGACAGGGCAGCAGGCATTTGACCGTGGGCTTATCCACATGCTAGGGGACTTTGAAAAATCTGTGGCTATTGCTGCGGAAAAAGCGGAACTGGAGGCAGGTGATTTCCAACTCAAATATTTCCCACAAAAGAAAGATTTCTTAACCGAGTTGTTGGAAGGGATGAGTACTCAAATGAAGCAAAGCCAGCTGGAAAGCGAACTAGGCGAATTGTACCCTGTACTAAAAGAAATGAAGAAGTTAAAAGCGCAAAATGGAAAAGTCCAGGTGCTTATGCCGTTTGAGCCTTATAGCTTGAGATAA
- a CDS encoding cytochrome ubiquinol oxidase subunit I encodes MDELLAARLQMAFSLGWHIVFACIGMAMPFFMAFAEWKWLKTKEEIYLDLAKSWAKGVAIFFAVGAVSGTLLSFELGLLWPEFMKHAGPIFGMPFSMEGTAFFIEAIALGVFLYGWNRISPTAHWISGLVVGISGVMSGIFVVAANGWMNSPSGFDFVNGEYTNIDPIAALFNDAWFTQALHMTFAAFASTGFAVAGVHALMLLRGHKIRFHQEALKIALVFGAVAAFAMPITGDLAAKDVAKRQPAKLAAMEAHYHTEKSASLIIGGIPDDERQEVDYAIKIPGALSFLAHGDFESEVIGLDQIPKDEQPPVIVTHFAFQIMVGLGSLMMLIGIIYFFLAWKKKNYLNLKWWLWTLTVASPIGFIALEAGWTVTEVGRQPWIIYGVMRTSDALTAMPGIQYSFYLIVAIYALLTLAVIWLMFRQVKAIHQKYEGKGNDDLVIR; translated from the coding sequence ATGGACGAATTACTCGCCGCCCGCCTCCAAATGGCATTTTCTCTCGGTTGGCACATTGTATTTGCTTGCATCGGCATGGCCATGCCTTTTTTTATGGCTTTTGCCGAATGGAAATGGCTCAAAACCAAAGAAGAAATTTATCTTGACTTGGCAAAGTCTTGGGCAAAAGGTGTGGCAATTTTCTTTGCCGTAGGTGCCGTTTCGGGCACATTGCTCTCTTTTGAGTTAGGTTTGCTCTGGCCCGAGTTTATGAAACATGCTGGTCCTATTTTCGGAATGCCTTTCTCCATGGAAGGAACGGCATTTTTCATCGAAGCGATTGCCCTTGGGGTTTTCCTCTACGGTTGGAACAGGATTTCCCCAACTGCCCACTGGATTTCGGGCTTGGTGGTAGGTATTTCGGGTGTGATGTCTGGAATATTTGTAGTTGCCGCCAATGGCTGGATGAACAGTCCGTCGGGCTTCGATTTCGTGAACGGGGAATACACCAATATTGACCCGATAGCCGCTCTTTTCAACGATGCATGGTTTACTCAAGCTTTGCACATGACCTTTGCAGCATTTGCCAGTACGGGCTTTGCCGTGGCAGGGGTACACGCATTAATGTTATTGAGAGGACATAAAATCAGGTTTCACCAAGAGGCTCTGAAAATAGCTTTGGTTTTTGGGGCAGTGGCAGCTTTTGCCATGCCCATCACGGGCGACTTGGCAGCAAAAGACGTAGCCAAAAGACAGCCTGCCAAGCTTGCGGCTATGGAGGCTCATTACCATACCGAAAAAAGTGCTTCGCTCATTATAGGAGGTATTCCTGACGACGAGCGACAAGAGGTAGACTACGCCATAAAAATCCCCGGTGCGCTGAGTTTTTTGGCACATGGCGATTTTGAGTCGGAAGTGATAGGGCTCGACCAAATTCCCAAAGATGAACAGCCTCCTGTTATCGTCACGCACTTTGCCTTCCAAATTATGGTGGGACTGGGCAGCCTGATGATGCTTATTGGGATCATTTATTTTTTCTTGGCTTGGAAAAAGAAGAATTACCTCAACCTAAAATGGTGGTTGTGGACTTTGACAGTAGCTTCACCCATTGGTTTCATCGCTTTGGAAGCTGGCTGGACCGTGACCGAAGTAGGTCGCCAGCCATGGATTATCTACGGCGTGATGCGAACTTCCGATGCGCTTACCGCCATGCCAGGCATTCAGTATTCATTTTACCTCATAGTAGCAATATATGCCCTGCTCACTTTGGCGGTAATTTGGCTGATGTTCCGCCAAGTAAAAGCCATCCACCAGAAATATGAAGGGAAGGGGAATGATGATTTGGTCATTAGATGA
- a CDS encoding DUF4384 domain-containing protein — protein sequence MLKTHIFFKGSFLLLSLFLTNMLLAQAPAWTKYDERQSMYPKSRYVIGFNSERNVPEADADAALDRLLDYARLELVESINVTIKSVGTINITNVNSKTHEYFKKTSASYSKVNLTGLQVDTYYDKRKKEAFAFAFADKQKLVEAYKITLNKNAEAIKRKVATAEEFIAAGDNQNALKHYFETLPMFREFEEGFTVIVALDPAKLAELDQAITSIDELKNGVNQGVAQLQKGETLTLDDVAYMMAKGYHLQLKKPEQTVKLANFTYQDTKMASPLSKRWTSLFEKKLVDVADFPVTTGGTSSFYQGGNPYTENTQKEVKYVITGTFWEEGDKLKFISIFRELESGKALASMESTMMLSWLEQNQIGVKPQNFEEAYSNLKVFSRDEIVGGGLMIDSWTNKGDENLIFTEGETMKVYARVNKPCYLRFIYHTADGQRVLLLDNYYIDQSKVNKVYEIPEEFTCTEPFGVETLQINARTEPFEALHTSSQYGYDFIVDNLEEVVANTRGFKKTKNAKVLTAEKRVMITTMTE from the coding sequence ATGTTAAAAACACACATTTTCTTTAAAGGTTCGTTTCTTCTTTTATCTCTTTTTTTGACGAATATGTTGCTTGCCCAAGCCCCTGCTTGGACCAAATACGATGAACGCCAGTCGATGTACCCAAAATCGCGCTATGTGATCGGCTTCAATTCGGAGCGAAACGTACCTGAAGCCGATGCGGATGCTGCACTCGACAGACTACTAGACTATGCACGGCTTGAGCTTGTAGAGTCCATCAACGTAACCATTAAGAGTGTGGGCACCATCAACATCACCAACGTAAACTCGAAAACCCACGAATATTTCAAGAAAACAAGCGCTTCGTATTCGAAAGTAAACCTTACTGGCTTGCAAGTAGATACCTACTACGACAAGCGTAAAAAAGAAGCTTTTGCCTTTGCCTTTGCCGACAAGCAAAAACTGGTAGAAGCCTACAAAATCACGCTCAATAAAAATGCTGAGGCCATTAAAAGAAAAGTGGCTACAGCCGAAGAGTTTATAGCTGCCGGAGATAACCAAAATGCACTTAAACATTATTTTGAAACCTTGCCCATGTTCCGTGAATTTGAGGAAGGCTTCACGGTAATAGTAGCCCTCGACCCTGCCAAACTAGCTGAGCTAGACCAGGCAATCACTTCAATAGATGAGCTAAAAAACGGTGTGAACCAAGGTGTTGCCCAACTGCAAAAAGGGGAAACCCTCACCCTCGACGACGTAGCCTACATGATGGCAAAAGGTTATCACCTTCAGCTCAAAAAGCCTGAGCAAACGGTAAAGTTGGCAAACTTCACCTACCAAGATACCAAAATGGCTTCCCCGCTTTCAAAGCGCTGGACGAGCTTATTTGAGAAGAAATTGGTAGATGTAGCCGATTTTCCAGTGACCACAGGAGGGACTAGTTCTTTTTACCAAGGAGGAAACCCATACACGGAAAACACCCAAAAAGAAGTAAAATACGTGATTACAGGCACATTTTGGGAAGAAGGCGACAAGTTGAAGTTCATCTCGATTTTTAGGGAGCTGGAAAGTGGAAAAGCTTTGGCAAGCATGGAATCGACTATGATGCTTTCGTGGCTTGAGCAAAACCAAATTGGCGTGAAGCCCCAAAACTTTGAAGAGGCTTATTCAAACCTCAAGGTGTTTTCTAGGGATGAAATTGTTGGCGGAGGGCTGATGATAGACTCGTGGACCAACAAGGGCGATGAGAATTTGATATTCACCGAAGGGGAGACGATGAAAGTATATGCAAGAGTGAACAAGCCTTGTTACTTGCGATTTATCTACCATACGGCCGATGGGCAACGTGTGCTTCTGCTCGACAACTACTACATAGACCAATCGAAGGTAAATAAGGTATATGAAATTCCTGAAGAATTCACCTGTACCGAACCGTTTGGCGTAGAAACCTTGCAAATAAATGCACGAACCGAGCCATTCGAGGCACTCCATACCTCTTCCCAATACGGTTACGATTTTATAGTGGATAATTTGGAAGAAGTAGTGGCAAACACCCGTGGTTTCAAAAAGACGAAAAATGCCAAGGTGCTCACCGCCGAAAAGCGAGTGATGATCACTACCATGACGGAATAA
- a CDS encoding cytochrome d ubiquinol oxidase subunit II, whose translation MIFTELVTLIMGISIVFYVIFGGADFGAGIIELFTGDSGNETISKAIAPVWEANHIWLIIAVVIMFNGFPEAYAVFSTALHIPILIALIGIIFRGAAFTFRHYDAFKDGSEKWYSLIFRVSSIVTVLFLGITVSAMFSGTIPTSVDVGFYAYFIAPWANLFSLFVGIFFTILSAYIAAIFLLGEVKSEDGYNLIRKFSYRLFAAAVVCGLFIFASSYYQELAFHEAFFKQPISLACGVLATVLVPFIFKLINGEKVWRTRLLAGIQITAILIGWLMIQYPNLILFTDGSTLSIYDASAPEITMKILFGALVFGVCSIFPSLYYLFRIFKIKI comes from the coding sequence ATGATTTTTACCGAATTAGTCACCCTGATAATGGGGATCAGCATTGTGTTTTATGTGATTTTTGGTGGAGCCGATTTTGGTGCAGGTATCATCGAACTCTTCACCGGCGACAGCGGAAACGAGACCATTTCCAAGGCAATTGCTCCGGTGTGGGAAGCTAACCATATTTGGCTCATCATCGCCGTGGTGATCATGTTCAACGGTTTTCCCGAAGCCTATGCGGTTTTTTCCACAGCTTTGCACATTCCCATACTTATTGCCCTCATCGGCATCATTTTCCGAGGTGCAGCCTTCACCTTCCGCCACTACGATGCCTTCAAAGATGGTTCGGAAAAATGGTATTCGCTGATCTTTCGGGTTTCCAGCATCGTTACCGTGTTGTTTTTGGGCATTACCGTTTCCGCCATGTTTAGCGGAACCATTCCTACTTCTGTAGATGTTGGATTTTACGCCTATTTCATCGCACCTTGGGCAAACCTGTTTTCCCTTTTTGTAGGAATCTTTTTTACCATTCTTTCCGCCTATATTGCCGCTATATTTTTGTTGGGAGAAGTGAAATCTGAAGATGGGTACAACCTTATCCGTAAGTTTTCCTACCGACTTTTTGCTGCGGCTGTCGTTTGTGGCTTATTCATTTTTGCTTCTTCGTATTACCAAGAACTTGCCTTTCACGAAGCCTTTTTCAAGCAGCCCATTTCCCTAGCTTGTGGCGTGTTGGCTACCGTGCTCGTTCCATTCATTTTCAAGCTGATAAATGGGGAAAAAGTCTGGCGGACAAGACTATTGGCAGGAATTCAGATCACCGCTATCCTTATAGGTTGGCTCATGATCCAGTACCCCAACCTCATCTTGTTTACCGATGGAAGTACCCTTTCCATCTACGATGCCTCCGCCCCCGAAATCACCATGAAAATTCTCTTCGGAGCATTAGTATTTGGCGTTTGCAGCATCTTCCCTTCTCTATATTATTTGTTCAGGATATTTAAAATTAAAATTTAG
- a CDS encoding class I SAM-dependent methyltransferase produces MTFYQSIATYYHLIFSTGKPQVEFVKNTEIAGKTQSVLDIGCAIGGLSAQLCQHFGKVVGIDLDEGMIERAKEENDLPNLSFQELDMLKIEGICGAEAFDIVACFGNTLVHLDGTEEIADFFVQARKVLKVGGKLLFQIVNYDRILDQNITALPTLDKEEITFERNYEYLPETHKIKFATKFKVKATGEETSNAIDLYPLRKAEAEELLRKAGFTKINFYSNFQRKPYEENAMPLIVEAG; encoded by the coding sequence ATGACCTTCTACCAAAGCATAGCAACATATTACCACCTTATTTTCTCTACGGGAAAACCGCAGGTCGAATTTGTGAAAAATACCGAAATAGCTGGAAAAACTCAATCCGTGCTGGATATTGGCTGCGCCATTGGCGGGCTTTCGGCTCAGCTTTGCCAGCACTTTGGGAAGGTAGTGGGAATAGATTTGGACGAAGGGATGATCGAGCGAGCCAAGGAAGAAAATGACTTGCCCAATCTAAGTTTCCAAGAGCTTGATATGCTCAAAATAGAAGGGATTTGTGGGGCAGAGGCTTTTGATATAGTAGCCTGTTTTGGGAATACCTTGGTGCACCTTGATGGCACTGAAGAAATAGCTGATTTCTTTGTTCAAGCACGAAAAGTCCTGAAAGTAGGAGGGAAGCTCCTCTTCCAAATAGTTAACTACGACCGTATTCTCGACCAAAACATCACTGCTCTCCCTACGCTCGACAAAGAAGAAATTACCTTCGAAAGAAACTACGAGTACCTACCCGAAACCCACAAGATAAAGTTTGCCACCAAGTTCAAGGTAAAAGCCACAGGCGAAGAAACATCCAACGCCATTGACTTGTACCCGCTCCGCAAAGCCGAGGCAGAAGAATTGCTTCGCAAGGCAGGCTTCACCAAAATCAACTTTTACAGCAACTTCCAGCGCAAGCCCTACGAGGAGAATGCTATGCCGTTGATAGTGGAGGCTGGGTAA